TTGGTCCCAGATGTCCCCCCTTGTCCCCAcatgtccctgctgtccccaggtgtccccaggtgtccccaggatccccccggtgcccccaggtgtccccaggtgtccccaggtaCCTCCTCCTGGCCACGGTGGAGCTCAGGCGCACGGACACGGGCACAGGTGTCCCCTCCCTGATggccccaggtgtccccaggtgtccccattgccccccggtgtccccaggtgtccccaggtgcccccaggtgtccccaggtgtccccaggtgtccccaggtaCCTCCTCCTGGCGCAGGTGGAGCTCAGGCACACGGACACGGGCACAggtgtccccactgtccccattgtccccaggtgtccccattgccccccagtgtccccaggtgtccccaggtgtccccaggtgtccccaggtaCCTCCTCCTGGCGCAGGTGGAGCTCAGGCGCACGGACACGGGCACAGGTGTCCCCTCCCTGATGGCCCTGAGGATGGTGGGCAGcggctccagctcctcctgcgtGGCctgcggggacaccgggggacaTCAGGGGACATTAcggggacagtgaggggacacagggacaccgaggggacaccggggggacaTCAGGGGACATTACGGGGACACCACGGGGACATTGGGATGATATGGGGACATTACGAGGACACCAAGGGGACACCATGGGGACACCACAGATACACGGGGACATTatggggacaccacagggacATTCTGGGGACACCGTGGGGACACCATGGGGACATTGGGACGTTATGGGGAAGTTACGGGATACCATGGGGACATCAAAGGGACACCATGGGGACACCATGGGGACACTGCAAAGACACGGGGACACCATGGGGCCACCATGGGGACACCACGGATACACGGGGACATTatggggacaccacagggacattctggggacacagggacattACGGGAACACCATGGGGACATTGGGACGTTATGGGGACACCGTGGGGACATTAAAGGGACGCCACAGGGACACCATGGGGACACCGCGGAGACACAGGGACACCATGGGGCCACCATGGGGACACTGCAAAGACACGGGGACACCATGGGGACACCGTGAGGACATGGGGACCTTATGGGAACACCATGGGGACATTGGGACATTATGGGGACACCGTGGGGACATTACGGGGACACCATAGGGACGTTAcggggacactgtggggacatTAAAGGGACACCATGGGGACACcgtggggacatggggacctTATGGGAACACCATGGGGACATTGGGACATTATGGGGACACCGTGGGGACGTTGTGGGGACACTATGGGGACATTATGGGGACACCATGGGGACATTACAGGCAGAGAAGGAGGCGTTGGGGACAGACAGGTGGCAGTGGAGGTGGCGGTGTCACCTGGTCGAGGCCGGCGAAGAtgtcacagagcagcaggtgcAGCGTGGCCAGCTCCAGCGCCAGGTCGGTGTCACCGCGGTGGCCGTCGGCGCCGGCGCCGGCCTCGGGCGCCGCCACGGCCGCCAGCAGCTCGGCCATGGTGGCCCAGTTGGCCTCCAGGAAGTCGTTCATGAAGGTCATGTAGGGCTCCTTGTCACCAAACCTGGGGGTCACCAGTGTGGTCTGGGGTCACCACTGTGGTCTGGGGTCACCACTGTGGTCTGGGGTCACCACTGTGGTCTGGGGTCAGCGCCATGGTCAGGGGTCGTGGGCGTGGGCTGGGGTCACCACCATGGTCTGGGGTGGTCATTGTGGGCAAGGGGTCACCACTGTGGTCAGGGGGTCACCACTGTGGTCAGGGGGGTCACCATTGTGGTCAGGGGGTCACCATTGTGGTCTGGGGTCACCACTGTGGTCAGGGGGTCACCACTGTGGTCAGGGGGTCACCAGTGTGGTCAGGGGGTCACCACTGTGGTCAGGGGGTCACCAGTGTGGTCAAGGGGTCACCACCGTGGTCTGGGATGGTCATCGTGGGCAAGGGGTCACCACTGTGGTCAGGGGGTCACCACCGTGGTCTGGGGTCACCACTGTGGTCTGGGGTGGTCATCGTGGGCAAAGGGTCACCACCGTGGTCTGGGGTCACCACCGTGGTCTGGGGTCACCACCGTGGTCTGGGGTCATCTTCATGGTCTGGGATGGTCATCGTGGGGAAGGGGTCACCACTGTGGTCTGGGGTCACCACTGTAGTCTGGGGGTCACCAAACCTGGGGGTCATCGTTGTGGTCAGGGAATCACCAGTGTGGTCAGGGGGTCACCAGTGTGGTCTGGGGTCACCACCATGGTCTGGGGTGGTCATCGTGGGCAAGGGGTCACCACTGTGGTCAGGGGGTCACCAGTGTGGTCTGGGGTCACCAGTGTGGTCTGGGGTCATCGTCGTGGTCAGGGGGTCACCAGTGTGGTCTGGGGGTCACCAGTGTGGTCAGGGGGTCACCACCATGGTCTGGGGTGGTCATCGTGGGCAAAGGGTCACCACCGTGGTCTGGGGTCACCACCGTGGTCTGGGGTCACCACCGTGGTCTGGGGTCATCTTCATGGTCTGGGATGGTCATCGTGGGGAAGGGGTCACCACTGTGGTCTGGGGGTCACCAAACCTGGGGGTCATCGTTGTGGTCAGGGAATTACCAGTGTGGTCAGGGGGGTCACCAGTGTGGTCTGGAGTCACCACCATGGTCTGGGGTGGTCATCGTGGGCAAGGGGTCACCACTGTGGTCAGGGGGTCACCACTGTGGTCAGGGGGTCACCAGTGTGGTCAAGGGGTCACCACCGTGGTCTGGGGTGGTCATCATGGTCAAGGGTCATTGTGGTTGGCAAGGGGTCACCATTGTGGTCTGGGGTCACCACTGTGGTCTGGGGTGGTCATCGTGGGCAAGGGGTCACTGCCGTGGTCAGAGGGTCACCACTGTGGTCTGGGGGTCACCACTGTGGTCAAGGGGTCACCACCATGGTCTGGGGTCATAGTCGTGGTCAGGGGGTCATCACCATGGTCTGGGGTCACCACTGTGGTCAGGGGGTCACCACCGTGGTCTGGGGTCACCACTGTGGTCTGGGGTGGTCATCATGGTCAAGGGTCATTGTGGTTGGCAAGGGGTCACCATTGTGGTCTGGGGTCACCACCATGGTCTGGGGTCATCGTCATGGTCAAGGGGTCACCACCGTGGTCTGGGGTCACCATTGTGGTCTGGGGTCACCACTGTGGTCAGGGGGTCACCAGTGTGGCCTGGGGTCACCACCATGGTCTGGGGTCATCATCATGGTCAAGGGGTCACCAATGTGGTCTGGGGTCACCACCATGGTCAAGGGGTCACCACTGTGATGCTTCAGGGACAACCCAAACTTGGGGACAACCCAACTTTCCCATGGCCTGTTGGGGGACACCCCAAACCTGAGGACACCCCAGACTTGGGGACACCCCAAACTTGGTGACAACCCAAACTTGGGGACAACCCAAACTTGGGGACAATCCAAACTTGGGAACCCACCCCGTGATGCCCCACAGAGCACAGACGTGacgtccccatgtccccatgtcccccatgGCCACCTACGTGGTGAAGTTGGCCAAGTTCTGGATGACCTTGGCCACCAGTGTGAGGACACCCCAAACTTGGGGACACCCCAGACTTGGTGACAACCCAACTGCCCCATGGCCTGTTGGGGACACCCCAAACCTGAGGACACCCCAAACTTGGggacaccccaaacctgggGACAACCCAAACTTGGTGACAACCCAAACTTGGTGACAACCCAACTGCCCCATGGCCTGTGGGGGACACCCCAGACTTGGGGACACCCCAAACTTGGGGACAACCCAAACTTGGGGACAACCCAAACTTGGGGACACCCCAAACTTGGGAACCCACCCCGTGATGCCCCACAGAGCACAGACGggatgtccccatgtccccatgtccccatgtcccctgcGGCCACCTACGTGGTGAAGTTGGCCAAGTTCTGGATGACCTTGGCCACCAGCGTGAGGACACCCCAAACTTGGGGACAACCCAAACTTGGGGATAACCCAAACTTGGGGACACCCCAAACTTAGGGACACCCCAAACTTAGGGACACCCAACTGTCCCATGGCCTTTTGAGGACAACCCAAACTTGGGAACCCACCCCGTGATGCCCCACAGAGCACAGACGTGacgtccccatgtccccacgTCTCCCACGGCCACCTACGTGGTGAAGTTGGCCAAGTTCTGGATGACCTTGGCCACCAGTGTGAGGACACCCCAAACTTGGGGACACCCCAAACTTGGggacaccccaaacctgggGACAACCCAAACTTGGTGACAACCCAAACTTGGGGACAACCCAACTGCCCCATGGCCTGTGGGGGACACCCCAAACCTGAggacaccccaaacctgggGACAACCCAATCATGGGCACACCCCAAACTTGGTGGACACCCAACCTGCCCCATGACTCCCGACAGAGCACAGATGggatgtccccatgtccccatgtccccatgtccccacgTCCCGCCAGTGGCCACCTACGTGGTGAAGTTGGCCAAGTTCTGGATGACCTGGCCACCAGCGTCAGGGTGCGGGCGGTGGCCTCGCCGGGGTACTCGGGGACGAGGCCGAAGAGGCTCGGGGACATGATGGCCGGGCACAGGAACCGCAGGAAGAGCGACGCCGACACCAAAACGCTGCCCCACGGCCGCCTTGCCCCGCGCCGCGCACTCCTCGCGCCACGCCGCGAACACCTCGCCCAGCTCGGCCGGGAAGGACCTGGGCAGGGGACACCGTGGTGGGGATTGGGGACATGGTGGGGTCACCACAGGGTGGTGGCACCGGTGGTGACTGTTGCTGTCTTTGTGCCCATATTTGTCCCTAGGTCCATCCTGATGTCCATCCTGATGTCCATTCTCATTCCTGTCCCCAAACTTGTCCCCAGGTCCACCCTGATGTCCATCCTGATGTCCATCCTGATGTCCACTCTCATTCCTGTCCCCAAACCTGTCCCCAGGTCCATCCTGATGTCCATCCCCATCCTTGTCCCCCACTCTTGTCCCCAAACTTGTCCCCAAGTCCATCCTGATGTCCATCCTGATGTCCATCTTCATCCCTGCCCCCAGATTTGTCCCCAGGTCCATCCCCGTGTCCATCCACATCCTTGTCCCCCACTATTGTCCCCAAACTTCTCCCCAAGTCCACCCTGATGTCCATCCTGATGTCCATTCTCATTCCTGTCCCCAAACTTGTCCCCAGGTCCACCCTGATGTCCACCCTGATGTCCATCCTGATGTCCATCCTGATGTCCATCttcatccctgtccccaaacttgtccccaaatccatcctggCACCCACCCCTCGATGGTGACCGTCCCCAACCCCACCCCCGGTGCCCATCCCGTGCCAGCGCCCGTCCTGTCCCCGATCCCACCCCAGACCCTTCCCATGTCCCTGGTGCCACCCCCCGGTGCCACTCCCGGtgtccccccggtgtccccctgGTGTCCCCAATCCCACCCCAGGCTCCTCCCAGGTCCCTGGTGCcaccccccagtgccacccccggTGTCTCCCCCGGTGTCCCCGATCCACCCCAGGCTCCTCCCATGTCCCCTGGTGCcactcccagtgccaccccccagtgccacccccggTGCCACCCGCCGGTGCCACCCCTGGTGTCCCAGATCCCACCCCAGGCTCCTCCCAGGTCCACGGTGCCACCCCtggtgtcccctcagtgtccccctgGTGTCCCCAATCCCACCCCAGGCTCCTCCCAGGTCCCCGGTGCCACCACCCTGGTGCCACCCCCGGTGTCCCCCTGGTGTCCCCAATCCCACCCCAGACTCCTCTtttgtccccagtgccacttcccagtgtcccccctgGTGCCACCCCCTGGTGTTACCCCCCCGGTGTCACCCCCggtgtcccccagtgccaccccagtgccaccccctggtGTCCCCCCGGcgtccccgcggtgtccccgcggtgtccctCACTCGCAGCCGTCGGCGATGCGCCGCAGCGTCTCCTGGCACACCTGGCGCAGGTGCTGCCGGTGCTCCGCCAGCTCCAGCCCCGAGCACCTGCTGGGGTCCACCTcggagctctgctgggagctgcagagccgGGCCACCACCCTcccctggggacaaggacagcccatgaggggacagagctgggccaCCACctcccctggggacaggggacagcccgtgaggggacagagctggaccaCCACatcccctggggacaggggacagcccgtgaggggacagagctgggccaCCACCTcccctggggacaaggacagcccatgaggggacagagctggaccaCCACctcccctggggacaggggacagcccgtgaggggacagagctgggccaCCACCTcccctggggacaagggacagcccgtgaggggacagaggggtcaCTGCTATctcccctggggacaggggacagaggggtcaccaccacctcccctggggacaggggacagaggggtcaCCGCCATctcccctggggacaggggataGAGGGGTCACCACCACctcccctggggacaggggacaggggacagcccgTGAGGGGGACCCAGGGGTCACCACCACctcccctggggacaggggacagcctgtgaggggacagaggggtcaCCAGGACAAGGATGGGACAGGAGGAACCCACACCATGTCCCATGGGTGGCCAGCAGTGTcccacagcccaggaggggacacaggggtcACCCACCACGTCCCCATGGGTGGTCAGGGGTCCCACCCACGGTGTCCCTCACACCGCCACCCCCAGGGATGTCCCCTCGTGTCCCCTCCACGTACCCAGCGTGTCCTGCAGGTACTCTGGCCCCCACCAGCTTCATGTACTCGTCGATGGCCTTGGTGGCCAAGGTGTTCTCACGGAAGATCAGCGCCTCGTGGTCGTCAAAGCGGTCGAGCTCGGGCCACGCCCAGGTCGGTCAGGAAGGACTGCGGGGACGTGGGGGGGGAGGGTTTGGTGGCATGAAGGGGTCGGTGGCACCGGTGACACCAAAATGGCCGAGTGGAGCCGTGGTGGAGCTCCTGGCGTTCTTCTGGGTTGTGTTTTTCGTGGCTACGGTTCTGTCGCGACTCATCCAACCCAACTCAACTCAACTCAACTCAACCCAACCCAActcaacccaacccaacccaacccaacccaacccaactcaACCCAACGCAACCCAACTCAACTCTAGCcaatccaacccaacccaacccaactcaactaaaacccaacccaactcaACTCAAGCcaatccaacccaacccaacccaactcaACCCAACCCAACTCAACCCAACCGAACCCAACTCAACCCAACTCAACCCAACTCACCCAACCCAACTCACCCAACCCAActcaacccaacccaacccaaccaaccaacccaacccaactcaacccaacccaaccaacccaacccaaccaaacccaacccaaccaaacccaacccaactcaacccaactcaacccaacccaacccaacctcaacccaacccaacccaactcaacccaacccaactcttccatcccatcccaaccAATCCCATCAATCCCAATCCCAACTCAACCCAACCCACCAATCCCAACCCAATCCAATCCAGTCCAATCCAACCCAACCCACCCCACCCCCCGTACCAACCCCCCTCCCACCTTGGCCTTGCCGGTGCTCTTGCAGCACCCGCACCAAAGCCCCGGCCAGCTCCTCCTTGTGCCGCGCGGCGATGGCCGGCTCCAGGCGCCGCACAGCTCCCGGTAGTGGAAGGTGATGAACTCGGCCAGCTCCTTGTAGCGCACGATGGGCAGCACCCTCACCTCGCGGTAGCGCCCGCGCAGCCGCACCGCCGGCGCCTGGTCACCGGCACCGACACCGGCGCCGCTGAGCGTGTACCAACGCTCCAGGGGCTGCCGCGCCGCCGCCAGCTCGGCCAGCGGATGGTGACGGCGGCCACCGGCTGGCCGGGGTGGTCGTCGCGGCACAGGGCGACGGTGAGGGCGCGCGCCgggggcagggtgggcagctgGAAGAGCTCTCCCCAGAAGAGTTGGCCGTCGGCGCCGGACGGTTTGGCAGAGGTGCGGGCGAAGACGGCGCCGTCCAGCTGGAGGTGGCAGCGaaggcggcggcgcggcgggagGTGGCGTCCCTCGTAGacccagagggacagggacagctccaggcGCTCGCAGTTGTCCTGGTGGGGcaggttgggttgggttgggttgggttgggttgggttgggttgggttgggttgagttgggttgggtttggttgagttgggttgggttgggttgagttggggttgggttgggtttggttgggttgggttgggttgggttgagTTGAGTTGGGTTGAGTTGGGTTGAGTtgagttgggttgggtttggttgggtttggttgggttgggttgggtttggttgAGTTGAGTTGAGTTGGGTTGTGTTGGGTtgagttgggttgggttgggttgagttgggttgggttgggtttggtttagttgggtttggttgggttgggttgggtttggtttagttgggtttggttgggttgggttgggttgggttttggttgggttgggttgggtttggttgagttgggttgggttgggtttggttgagttgggttgggttgggtttggttgAGTTggtgggttgggttgggttgggttgggttgggttttggttgagttgggttgggttgagttgggttgggttgggttgggttgggttgggttgagttgggttgggttgggttgggttgggttgggtggGTTGAGctggttgggttgggttgggttgggttgggtttggttgggttgggtttggttgggttgggttgggttgggttgggttgggttgggttgggttgggttgagTTGGTTGGATGGACAAAGGGGACCAAGAGGACCAAGGGGACAAAGGGGACAAAGGGACAAGGGGAGATTTGAGATGGGGCCAGGGAATTCTGAGAGGggaggtggggctggggacaggaggggatgTGGGGACACACGGAGGGGACAGGAAGGGCCACGGGGACAGgagggggacatggggacacatGGAGGGGACACAAGGAGGGGACAAGGAGGGGACAGGAAAGGCCACAGGGCCAGGAGGGGATGTGGGGCACttcgtgcctcagtttccccaagGACACCCCAAGGACAGGAGAGCCCAATGAGGGCGCTGGAGGTGGCAGGGTGTCCCTGAGGGTGTTCCCAGGAtgtccccggggtgtccccgAGGTGTCCCcgaggtgtccccagggtgtccccggGGTGTCCCACCTTGTTGGGCCGGGCCGTCCGGCGCAGCTCCTCGATCCAGCGGTCGCGCTCGTCCAGGGAGGCGCAGCCGAAGGAGCGGCTGCCGTCGGCCGTGATCACctgaggggacagcgggggtgGCGGGGCAgtgaggggacagcgggggtgacagggacagtcaggggacagcaaggagaAAGGGACAGCAAGGGGACAGCAAGGGGACAGCAGGGGTGGCGGGGACAgtcaggggacagggacagcgaggggacagcgaggggacagctggggtgacagggacagtgaGGGGAGAGCTggagtgacagggacactgagggTGATGGGAACAgcgaggggacagggacagcgaggggacaggggacagtgaggggacagtgaggggacagctggggtgacagggacagcgaggtgacaggggacagggaggggacagggacagcgagGCGACAGGGGACAGTGAGGGTGacaggggacagtgaggggacagcCAGAGTGATAGGGACAGTGAGGGTGacaggggacagtgaggggacagcgaggggacagctggggtgaaggggacagccaggggagaGGGACAGCAAGGGGAcggggacagtgaggggacagatggggtgacagggacagcgaGGGGACAGCCAGAGTGATAGGGACAGTGAGGGTGACAGGGGACAGTGAGGGTGACAGGGGACACTGTTTCTGGGGTCCAGATGccaccccaggacccccaggtgcCCCCCAGCCCCGTACCTGGAAGCAGAACCTGTCCCCCACCACGCTGCCGTGCACGGGCCGGACGATGACGTTGTCACCAGTGAGGTCCAGTTCGGGTGGTGGCACCAGGGACTCGCCGGAACCGCTGCGGCTGGGGACcctgaggggacagcagtgtcaccagGACCCCAAAAAGGGGACAGGAGTGGCACTGGGACACCAAAAAAGGACcctgaggggacagcagtgtcaccGGGACCCCAAAAAGGGACCCTGAGGGGACAGGAATGTCACCAAGACCCCAAAAAGGGACcctgaggggacagcagtgtcaccagGACCCCAAAAAGGGGACAGGAGTGACACTGGGACACCAAAAaaggggacaggggtggcactgagACACCAGAAAAGGACcctgaggggacagcagtgtcaccaAGACCCCAAAAAGGGACcctgaggggacagcagtgtcaccagGACCCCAAAAAGGGGACAGGAGTGTCACCAAGACCCCAAAAAAGGGGACAGGAGTGTCACTGGGACACTAAAAAGGGACcctgaggggacagcagtgtcaccagGACCACAAAAAGGGACcctgaggggacagcagtgtcaccagGACCCCAAAAAGGGGACAGGCGTGTCACCAAGACCCCCAacagggacagcagtgtcactgccaccccctccccccGGGCTGTCCCCTACCTGTCACCGTCGGGCACCGCCACCACCGCGTCACTTTTGGTGCCACCGCGACTTCGCCTGTCCCGGAGGAGCCTCTTccacaggagcccctggggacagggacagggatggggacagggacagagacagggaggggacagggacagggacagggatggggacagggacagagacagggaggggacagggacagggacagggatggggacagggacagggatggggacagggacagggacacagggacagggactgggacagggacagggacacagggacagggccaggTCCCACCTTGACGTTGCTGAACTGGGAGCTCGGGGGGGTCTCATTTTCGGGGCTCCTGGTGACCCCCTCggaggtggcactgccagcGCGGGTCCTGCTCCGCCACgggccctggggacaccgcggggacacgAGGGTGACACCCCCAGGGGACACGAGGTGACACCCcgaggggacaggagctgccaccctgccacccccaggggACACGAGGTGTcaccctgccacccccaggggACACCGTTGGGGCAGGAGGTGACACTCTGCCACCCCCAGGGGACAGGAAGTGACGCCCTGCCACCCCAGGGGACACCAAAGGTTCAGAAGGTGAcaccctgccacccccaggggACACGGGGTGTCACCCTGCCACCCCCTTGGGGACACATGCCACCTGTCACCccccaggggacaggaggtgacacccaggggacaggaggtgaCAACATGCCACCCCCAGGGGACACGAGGTGCCACCCTGCCACCCCAGGGGACACCAAAGGGTCAGGAGGTGACACCCCCAGGGGCCACAGGGTGCGaccctgccacccccaggggACTGCCACCCCCTTGGGGACATGGCAGGGTCGGGAGGTGTcaccctgccacccccaggggACACCGCCAATGTCCCCACTCACCTCCTCGTCCCTGCCCAGTGGCACCAGGCGTCCGTCCACCAGCGAGAACTGGGACACGTCCCACACGGTGGCATCGGGTGGCAGCGGCGCCACCGGCAGCGGGGACGTCCCTGagggtggcactgaggggacagagcgGAGTGTGGGTGCCCATGGTGTCACTTGTCACCCTTGGGGGGGAGGGTGGCCCGGCCGTGCCACCAGGGGTGCCGGGAGGAGGTGGCCATGGAGGTGCCACCAAGGGTGAGGTGACATTAAGGGACACGCGACCATGGAGATGCCACCATGATTGAGGTGACACTAAGGGACATGCAACCATGGAGGTGCCACCAAGGGTGAGGTGACATCAAGGGACACATGGTCATGGAGGTGGCACCAGGGGTGAGGTGACATTAATGGGCATGTGGCCATGGAGGTGCCACCATGACTGAGGTGACATCAAGTGACACATGACCACGGAGGTGCCACCACAAttgtggcagtgccaggggacaCATGGCCATGGAGGTGCCACCAAGGCTGAGGTGACATTAAGGGACACatcaccacagaggtgccaacATGAGTGTGGTGACAC
The sequence above is drawn from the Prinia subflava isolate CZ2003 ecotype Zambia chromosome 33, Cam_Psub_1.2, whole genome shotgun sequence genome and encodes:
- the RASAL3 gene encoding LOW QUALITY PROTEIN: RAS protein activator like-3 (The sequence of the model RefSeq protein was modified relative to this genomic sequence to represent the inferred CDS: inserted 2 bases in 2 codons; deleted 4 bases in 4 codons), producing the protein MGDMSTGGDIGDVDGDTDMDGDMGDMDGDIGVMDMDGAMGGHGHSIPHPHQGEGTPGATATPQPLGGGDPRCPRGVTGGRGGITSVRRRRRRRKRWRWKPPPTTPDPPTLLKTYKWLTTPPGGDPERIGGSPGSRRWARLQGWKRSYSHPHPGGDTGGDTGGDTGVPKAAARRSLFQRAFSAPSKAPKGAGDSRGHEGTRPPPLQRYLRSVGRRRGHGDSGARAEQEGTVPPSGTSPLPVAPLPPDATVWDVSQFSLVDGRLVPLGRDEEGPWRSRTRAGSATSEGVTRSPENETPPSSQFSNVKGLLWKRLLRDRRSRGGTKSDAVVAVPDGDRVPSRSGSGESLVPPPELDLTGDNVIVRPVHGSVVGDRFCFQVITADGSRSFGCASLDERDRWIEELRRTARPNKDNCERLELSLSLWVYEGRHLPPRRRLRCHLQLDGAVFARTSAKPSGADGQLFWGELFQLPTLPPARALTVALCRDDHPGQPVAAVTXPLAELAAARQPLERWYTLSGAGVGAGDQAPAVRLRGRYREVRVLPIVRYKELAEFITFHYRELCXRLEPAIAARHKEELAGALVRVLQSTGKAKSFLTDLGVAELDRFDDHEALIFRENTLATKAIDEYMKLVGARYLQDTLGTVVARLCSSQQSSEVDPSRCSGLELAEHRQHLRQVCQETLRRIADGCESFPAELGEVFAAWREECAARGKAAVGQRLVSASLFLRFLCPAIMSPSLFGLVPEYPGEATARTLTLVAKVIQNLANFTTFGDKEPYMTFMNDFLEANWATMAELLAAVAAPEAGAGADGHRGDTDLALELATLHLLLCDIFAGLDQATQEELEPLPTILRAIREGTPVPVSVRLSSTCARRRNPQFP